The Miscanthus floridulus cultivar M001 chromosome 17, ASM1932011v1, whole genome shotgun sequence genome has a window encoding:
- the LOC136518887 gene encoding large ribosomal subunit protein eL42 isoform X2: protein MVNVPKTKKTYCKNKECRKHILHKVTQYKKGKDSLSAQGKRRYDRKQSGYGGQTKPVFHKKAKTTKKIVLKLQCQSCKHYSQHPIKRCKHFEIGGDKKGKGTSLF from the exons ATG GTGAACGTTCCTAAGACCAAGAAGACCTACTGCAAGAACAAGGAGTGCAGGAAGCACATTCTCCACAAGGTTACTCAGTACAAGAAGGGTAAGGATAGCCTGTCTGCTCAGGGAAAGCGCCGTTATGACCGCAAGCAGTCAGGATATGGTGGTCAGACCAAGCCCGTCTTCCACAAGAAG gccaagaccaccaagaagattgTGCTGAAGCTGCAGTGCCAGAGCTGCAAGCACTACTCGCAGCACCCGATCAAG AGATGCAAGCATTTTGAGATTGGTGGAGACAAGAAGGGCAAGGGAACATCTCTTTTCTAA
- the LOC136518887 gene encoding large ribosomal subunit protein eL42 isoform X1 produces the protein MVNVPKTKKTYCKNKECRKHILHKVTQYKKGKDSLSAQGKRRYDRKQSGYGGQTKPVFHKKAKTTKKIVLKLQCQSCKHYSQHPIKALSHFSWAEHVVEPSISVCVCSLFSAFFVTEMQAF, from the exons ATG GTGAACGTTCCTAAGACCAAGAAGACCTACTGCAAGAACAAGGAGTGCAGGAAGCACATTCTCCACAAGGTTACTCAGTACAAGAAGGGTAAGGATAGCCTGTCTGCTCAGGGAAAGCGCCGTTATGACCGCAAGCAGTCAGGATATGGTGGTCAGACCAAGCCCGTCTTCCACAAGAAG gccaagaccaccaagaagattgTGCTGAAGCTGCAGTGCCAGAGCTGCAAGCACTACTCGCAGCACCCGATCAAGGCACTGTCTCATTTCTCTTGGGCTGAACATGTTGTTGAACCAAGTATTTCTGTCTGTGTTTGCTCACTCTTTTCTGCTTTCTTTGTCACAGAGATGCAAGCATTTTGA